The following coding sequences are from one Salvia hispanica cultivar TCC Black 2014 chromosome 3, UniMelb_Shisp_WGS_1.0, whole genome shotgun sequence window:
- the LOC125212381 gene encoding rop guanine nucleotide exchange factor 14-like isoform X2, whose protein sequence is MIMRRRLACCTRNIRDMSNDFDEQERMTTYNGLESCIHSFDNDSGTSRGDGCVTDFFDDDDSSCSSSTNAFGSFSSLWTIMKKDDQCQDEWKFTATLRPTLAKGKPHQFSDVETMKEKFAKLLLGEDVTGGKKGVSTALALSNAINSLAASVFGELWKLEPMPEERKSEWRREMDWLLAPTNYMVELVPTKQNDANGRTLEIMTPKARADIHVNLPALRKLDSMLIEMLDSMVNTEFWYAEVGSRAEGKSRSAGQSTRWWLPSPRVPTVGLSEIERKRLLHQGKLIFQVFKAAKAINESVLADMPIPATIRNALSKSGRVSLGEELYRILTAECLSTEDMISCLNLKSEHGALEAINRLEAAILVWKERVAEHGNGKSPIHTSWSFAKVELDKMESLTNRAELLLLQLKSKYPNLPQTFLDVTKIQYGKDVGHSILEAYSRVVSNLAFSILSRLGDILQEDITSNPNSPVAMSHLVGARVPGITDSPMLDRVRHSLIHRLNTVDVKKLCDSGSNISDVDTRRDEAKISSVSNVTPSRSRVWCIRSPQFVWSKFS, encoded by the exons ATGATCATGAGGAGGAGATTAGCTTGTTGTACGAGAAACATAAGAGATATGAGCAATGACTTTGATGAACAAGAAA GGATGACGACGTATAATGGTCTTGAGAGCTGCATTCATTCGTTCGATAACGATAGTGGCACCAGCAGAGGGGATGGCTGTGTCACTGACTTCTTTGATGACGATGACTCCAGCTGCTCGTCCAGCACTAATGCTTTTGGATCGTTCTCCTCTCTCTGGACCATAATGAAGAAAGACGATCAGTGTCAAGATGAGTGGAAGTTCACAGCAACCCTTCGTCCGACCCTTGCAAAAGGAAAGCCACACCAATTCTCAGATGTCGAAACAATGAAAGAAAAGTTTGCTAAGCTGTTGCTCGGGGAGGATGTTACCGGTGGGAAAAAGGGTGTCTCCACAGCATTAGCGCTGTCGAATGCTATCAATAGTCTAGCAG CTTCTGTCTTTGGTGAGCTTTGGAAGCTGGAGCCAATGCCGGAGGAGAGGAAGAGCGAATGGCGAAGGGAAATGGATTGGCTGCTCGCCCCAACGAACTATATGGTCGAGTTGGTTCCCACAAAGCAAAACGATGCCAATGGCCGAACTTTAGAg ATCATGACTCCAAAAGCTCGAGCCGACATCCACGTGAACCTTCCAGCACTTCGGAAATTGGATTCCATGCTCATT GAAATGCTCGACTCGATGGTGAATACCGAATTCTGGTATGCGGAGGTGGGCAGCCGAGCTGAAGGAAAGAGCCGAAGCGCTGGACAGAGCACGCGGTGGTGGCTTCCTTCCCCGCGAGTGCCCACAGTCGGCCTCTCggagatagaaagaaagagaTTGCTGCATCAAGGCAAATTGATCTTCCAAGTGTTCAAAGCTGCGAAAGCCATCAACGAGAGCGTCTTGGCTGATATGCCGATCCCTGCCACCATCCGAAACGCGCTCTCAAAG TCGGGGAGGGTGAGCCTCGGAGAGGAACTGTACAGGATCCTGACTGCAGAGTGTCTGTCTACCGAGGATATGATCAGCTGCCTGAATCTGAAATCCGAGCACGGTGCTCTCGAAGCCATCAACCGATTGGAAGCTGCTATACTCGTGTGGAAGGAGAGAGTGGCGGAGCATGGCAACGGGAAGTCCCCCATTCACACGTCGTGGTCTTTCGCTAAAGTAGAACTCGATAAGATGGAATCGTTGACAAACCGAGCCGAACTACTGCTGCTGCAGCTCAAGAGCAAGTATCCAAATCTTCCTCAGACATTCCTAGATGTCACAAAAATCCAGTATGGCAAG GATGTGGGGCACTCGATTCTTGAAGCTTACTCCCGAGTTGTATCTAACTTAGCATTCAGCATTCTGTCACGGTTAGGAGACATTCTTCAAGAAGACATAACGAGCAATCCCAACTCTCCGGTGGCAATGTCACATCTCGTCGGAGCTAGAGTTCCAGGGATCACGGACAGCCCGATGCTTGACCGCGTCAGGCACTCCCTCATTCATCGGTTGAACACCGTGGATGTGAAGAAACTTTGCGACTCAGGCAGCAACATTTCCGATGTCGACACTCGTCGCGACGAAGCTAAGATAAGCTCGGTGAGCAACGTGACACCTAGCCGGAGCCGAGTTTGGTGCATCCGCAGTCCGCAGTTCGTCTGGTCAAAATTCTCCTAG
- the LOC125212381 gene encoding rop guanine nucleotide exchange factor 14-like isoform X1 → MSRGLEIVFLVDVDSCHFWCVSSTDLESVCSGMTTYNGLESCIHSFDNDSGTSRGDGCVTDFFDDDDSSCSSSTNAFGSFSSLWTIMKKDDQCQDEWKFTATLRPTLAKGKPHQFSDVETMKEKFAKLLLGEDVTGGKKGVSTALALSNAINSLAASVFGELWKLEPMPEERKSEWRREMDWLLAPTNYMVELVPTKQNDANGRTLEIMTPKARADIHVNLPALRKLDSMLIEMLDSMVNTEFWYAEVGSRAEGKSRSAGQSTRWWLPSPRVPTVGLSEIERKRLLHQGKLIFQVFKAAKAINESVLADMPIPATIRNALSKSGRVSLGEELYRILTAECLSTEDMISCLNLKSEHGALEAINRLEAAILVWKERVAEHGNGKSPIHTSWSFAKVELDKMESLTNRAELLLLQLKSKYPNLPQTFLDVTKIQYGKDVGHSILEAYSRVVSNLAFSILSRLGDILQEDITSNPNSPVAMSHLVGARVPGITDSPMLDRVRHSLIHRLNTVDVKKLCDSGSNISDVDTRRDEAKISSVSNVTPSRSRVWCIRSPQFVWSKFS, encoded by the exons ATGTCTAGAGGTCTGGAAATAGTGTTTCTCGTGGACGTTGACAGTTGCCATTTTTGGTGTGTTTCATCGACTGACTTGGAATCTGTATGTTCAGGGATGACGACGTATAATGGTCTTGAGAGCTGCATTCATTCGTTCGATAACGATAGTGGCACCAGCAGAGGGGATGGCTGTGTCACTGACTTCTTTGATGACGATGACTCCAGCTGCTCGTCCAGCACTAATGCTTTTGGATCGTTCTCCTCTCTCTGGACCATAATGAAGAAAGACGATCAGTGTCAAGATGAGTGGAAGTTCACAGCAACCCTTCGTCCGACCCTTGCAAAAGGAAAGCCACACCAATTCTCAGATGTCGAAACAATGAAAGAAAAGTTTGCTAAGCTGTTGCTCGGGGAGGATGTTACCGGTGGGAAAAAGGGTGTCTCCACAGCATTAGCGCTGTCGAATGCTATCAATAGTCTAGCAG CTTCTGTCTTTGGTGAGCTTTGGAAGCTGGAGCCAATGCCGGAGGAGAGGAAGAGCGAATGGCGAAGGGAAATGGATTGGCTGCTCGCCCCAACGAACTATATGGTCGAGTTGGTTCCCACAAAGCAAAACGATGCCAATGGCCGAACTTTAGAg ATCATGACTCCAAAAGCTCGAGCCGACATCCACGTGAACCTTCCAGCACTTCGGAAATTGGATTCCATGCTCATT GAAATGCTCGACTCGATGGTGAATACCGAATTCTGGTATGCGGAGGTGGGCAGCCGAGCTGAAGGAAAGAGCCGAAGCGCTGGACAGAGCACGCGGTGGTGGCTTCCTTCCCCGCGAGTGCCCACAGTCGGCCTCTCggagatagaaagaaagagaTTGCTGCATCAAGGCAAATTGATCTTCCAAGTGTTCAAAGCTGCGAAAGCCATCAACGAGAGCGTCTTGGCTGATATGCCGATCCCTGCCACCATCCGAAACGCGCTCTCAAAG TCGGGGAGGGTGAGCCTCGGAGAGGAACTGTACAGGATCCTGACTGCAGAGTGTCTGTCTACCGAGGATATGATCAGCTGCCTGAATCTGAAATCCGAGCACGGTGCTCTCGAAGCCATCAACCGATTGGAAGCTGCTATACTCGTGTGGAAGGAGAGAGTGGCGGAGCATGGCAACGGGAAGTCCCCCATTCACACGTCGTGGTCTTTCGCTAAAGTAGAACTCGATAAGATGGAATCGTTGACAAACCGAGCCGAACTACTGCTGCTGCAGCTCAAGAGCAAGTATCCAAATCTTCCTCAGACATTCCTAGATGTCACAAAAATCCAGTATGGCAAG GATGTGGGGCACTCGATTCTTGAAGCTTACTCCCGAGTTGTATCTAACTTAGCATTCAGCATTCTGTCACGGTTAGGAGACATTCTTCAAGAAGACATAACGAGCAATCCCAACTCTCCGGTGGCAATGTCACATCTCGTCGGAGCTAGAGTTCCAGGGATCACGGACAGCCCGATGCTTGACCGCGTCAGGCACTCCCTCATTCATCGGTTGAACACCGTGGATGTGAAGAAACTTTGCGACTCAGGCAGCAACATTTCCGATGTCGACACTCGTCGCGACGAAGCTAAGATAAGCTCGGTGAGCAACGTGACACCTAGCCGGAGCCGAGTTTGGTGCATCCGCAGTCCGCAGTTCGTCTGGTCAAAATTCTCCTAG
- the LOC125215771 gene encoding beta-amylase 8 isoform X2: MNTNANAMNHCFAAAAQDLDPQHSPPPPATSTSTQPYHQQPQPQRRLRGFAATNSNSNAAATTTPIKSRKERDKEKERTKLRERHRRAITSRMLAGLRQYGNFPLPARADMNDVIAALAREAGWTVEPDGTTYRQTPPPPPPMQPQSQSQPPPASHFNSVQQNNSNASNVGVNPVRSVESPLYSGALRNCSVRPSVDCQPSTLRVDENLSPASLDSVVAERDAKLDKYSSASARDSPECLKTGQLVQDVHCREHGNGLAETSYIPVYVKLATGLISNFCQLMDPEGVKVELQHLRSLNVDGVIVDCWWGIIEAWAPKKYEWAGYREMFNIIREFGMKLQVVMAFHEHGGPDTGGIFISLPQWVLEIGKNNQDIFFTDREGRRNTECLSWGIDKERVLKGRTGIEIYFDFMRSFRTEFDDLFTEGLISAVEVGLGASGELKYPSFSERMGWRYPGIGEFQCHDKYLLQNLQRAAKLRGHSFWGRAPDNAGYYNSKPHETGFFCDSGDYDSYYGRFFRHWYTQVLIDHADNVLSLASLAFEDIQIVVKIPAVYWWYKTSSHAAELTAGFNNPSNQDGYAPLFEVLKKHDVTMKFVISGFQAPYPEIDEALSDPMALNWQVLNSGWDKGLNVAGQNGQPCYNREEFTRLVETAKPRDHPDRRHFSFFAFQQPSPSIQRTICFPEIDYFIKSMHGAVSN, from the exons ATGAACACCAACGCCAACGCAATGAACCACTGTTTCGCCGCTGCGGCTCAGGATCTCGATCCACAACactctccgccgccgccggccACCAGCACCTCCACCCAACCGTACCACCAGCAACCCCAGCCGCAGCGCCGCCTCCGCGGCTTCGCCGCCACAAACTCCAACAGCAACGCCGCAGCAACCACCACTCCGATAAAGAGCAGGAAGGAGAGAGACAAGGAGAAGGAGCGGACGAAGCTCCGAGAGCGCCACCGCAGAGCAATCACCAGCCGAATGCTCGCCGGTCTCCGCCAGTACGGGAATTTCCCCCTCCCTGCGCGCGCCGACATGAACGACGTCATCGCCGCACTCGCTCGGGAGGCTGGCTGGACGGTTGAGCCCGACGGCACCACTTACAGGCagacgccgccgccgccccctCCAATGCAGCCGCAATCGCAATCGCAGCCGCCTCCTGCTTCTCATTTCAATTCtgttcaacaaaataatagtaatgcCTCTAACGTG GGTGTAAATCCAGTTCGGTCAGTTGAAAGCCCATTATATTCTGGTGCTTTGAGAAATTGCTCTGTGAGGCCATCAGTTGATTGTCAGCCTTCAACTCTCAGAGTTGATGAGAATTTGTCACCAGCATCCCTTGATTCTGTTGTTGCAGAAAGGGATGCAAAGCTTGACAAATATTCAAGTGCCAGCGCCAGAGACTCCCCTGAATGTTTGAAGACAGGCCAG CTTGTGCAAGATGTTCACTGCAGGGAGCATGGAAACGGTCTTGCTGAGACCTCTTACATCCCTGTTTATGTGAAGCTTGCA ACTGGCTTAATCAGCAATTTCTGCCAGTTGATGGATCCTGAAGGTGTTAAAGTGGAATTACAACATCTGAGGTCTTTGAATGTTGATGGTGTTATCGTAGATTGTTGGTGGGGAATCATTGAAGCTTGGGCACCAAAGAAGTATGAATGGGCAGGATACAGGGAAATGTTTAACATTATTCGAGAGTTTGGGATGAAATTGCAG GTGGTAATGGCATTTCATGAACACGGAGGACCTGATACGGGTGGAATATTTATCTCCCTCCCTCAGTGGGTATTGGAAATTGGGAAAAACAATCAGGATATATTCTTCACAGATCgtgaaggaagaagaaatactGAGTGCCTTTCTTGGGGCATTGACAAGGAACGGGTACTTAAAGGAAGAACTGGCATCGAG ATCTATTTTGATTTCATGAGAAGCTTCCGAACTGAGTTTGATGACTTATTCACTGAGGGCCTCATTTCTGCTGTTGAAGTTGGGTTAGGAGCTTCTGGAGAGCTGAAGTACCCTTCATTTTCAGAAAGGATGGGCTGGAGATATCCGGGTATTGGTGAGTTTCAG TGTCACgataaatatttgttgcaAAATCTCCAAAGAGCTGCAAAACTCCGTGGACACTCATTCTGGGGCCGAGCCCCTGACAATGCTGGTTATTATAATTCTAAGCCACATGAGACAGGATTCTTCTGTGACAGTGGTGATTACGATAGCTACTATGGACGCTTCTTCCGGCATTGGTATACTCAGGTCTTAATAGACCATGCTGACAATGTTTTGTCCCTGGCAAGTCTTGCCTTTGAGGATATACAGATAGTCGTCAAG ATTCCAGCAGTTTACTGGTGGTACAAGACAAGTAGCCATGCTGCAGAGCTCACTGCTGGCTTCAACAACCCTTCTAACCAGGACGGTTATGCTCCATTGTTCGAAGTGCTGAAAAAGCACGACGTCACCATGAAATTTGTCATCTCGGGATTTCAGGCTCCATATCCAGAGATTGATGAAGCATTGTCTGATCCCATGGCCCTGAACTGGCAG GTCCTTAACTCAGGTTGGGACAAAGGGCTTAATGTTGCAGGCCAGAATGGGCAGCCATGCTACAATAGAGAAGAATTCACGAGGCTGGTCGAGACAGCAAAGCCAAGAGACCATCCTGACCGCAGACACTTCTCTTTCTTTGCCTTCCAACAACCTTCGCCTTCGATCCAAAGAACCATATGCTTCCCGGAGATCGATTACTTCATTAAAAGCATGCACG GAGCAGTCAGTAACTAA
- the LOC125215771 gene encoding beta-amylase 8 isoform X1, producing MNTNANAMNHCFAAAAQDLDPQHSPPPPATSTSTQPYHQQPQPQRRLRGFAATNSNSNAAATTTPIKSRKERDKEKERTKLRERHRRAITSRMLAGLRQYGNFPLPARADMNDVIAALAREAGWTVEPDGTTYRQTPPPPPPMQPQSQSQPPPASHFNSVQQNNSNASNVQGVNPVRSVESPLYSGALRNCSVRPSVDCQPSTLRVDENLSPASLDSVVAERDAKLDKYSSASARDSPECLKTGQLVQDVHCREHGNGLAETSYIPVYVKLATGLISNFCQLMDPEGVKVELQHLRSLNVDGVIVDCWWGIIEAWAPKKYEWAGYREMFNIIREFGMKLQVVMAFHEHGGPDTGGIFISLPQWVLEIGKNNQDIFFTDREGRRNTECLSWGIDKERVLKGRTGIEIYFDFMRSFRTEFDDLFTEGLISAVEVGLGASGELKYPSFSERMGWRYPGIGEFQCHDKYLLQNLQRAAKLRGHSFWGRAPDNAGYYNSKPHETGFFCDSGDYDSYYGRFFRHWYTQVLIDHADNVLSLASLAFEDIQIVVKIPAVYWWYKTSSHAAELTAGFNNPSNQDGYAPLFEVLKKHDVTMKFVISGFQAPYPEIDEALSDPMALNWQVLNSGWDKGLNVAGQNGQPCYNREEFTRLVETAKPRDHPDRRHFSFFAFQQPSPSIQRTICFPEIDYFIKSMHGAVSN from the exons ATGAACACCAACGCCAACGCAATGAACCACTGTTTCGCCGCTGCGGCTCAGGATCTCGATCCACAACactctccgccgccgccggccACCAGCACCTCCACCCAACCGTACCACCAGCAACCCCAGCCGCAGCGCCGCCTCCGCGGCTTCGCCGCCACAAACTCCAACAGCAACGCCGCAGCAACCACCACTCCGATAAAGAGCAGGAAGGAGAGAGACAAGGAGAAGGAGCGGACGAAGCTCCGAGAGCGCCACCGCAGAGCAATCACCAGCCGAATGCTCGCCGGTCTCCGCCAGTACGGGAATTTCCCCCTCCCTGCGCGCGCCGACATGAACGACGTCATCGCCGCACTCGCTCGGGAGGCTGGCTGGACGGTTGAGCCCGACGGCACCACTTACAGGCagacgccgccgccgccccctCCAATGCAGCCGCAATCGCAATCGCAGCCGCCTCCTGCTTCTCATTTCAATTCtgttcaacaaaataatagtaatgcCTCTAACGTG CAGGGTGTAAATCCAGTTCGGTCAGTTGAAAGCCCATTATATTCTGGTGCTTTGAGAAATTGCTCTGTGAGGCCATCAGTTGATTGTCAGCCTTCAACTCTCAGAGTTGATGAGAATTTGTCACCAGCATCCCTTGATTCTGTTGTTGCAGAAAGGGATGCAAAGCTTGACAAATATTCAAGTGCCAGCGCCAGAGACTCCCCTGAATGTTTGAAGACAGGCCAG CTTGTGCAAGATGTTCACTGCAGGGAGCATGGAAACGGTCTTGCTGAGACCTCTTACATCCCTGTTTATGTGAAGCTTGCA ACTGGCTTAATCAGCAATTTCTGCCAGTTGATGGATCCTGAAGGTGTTAAAGTGGAATTACAACATCTGAGGTCTTTGAATGTTGATGGTGTTATCGTAGATTGTTGGTGGGGAATCATTGAAGCTTGGGCACCAAAGAAGTATGAATGGGCAGGATACAGGGAAATGTTTAACATTATTCGAGAGTTTGGGATGAAATTGCAG GTGGTAATGGCATTTCATGAACACGGAGGACCTGATACGGGTGGAATATTTATCTCCCTCCCTCAGTGGGTATTGGAAATTGGGAAAAACAATCAGGATATATTCTTCACAGATCgtgaaggaagaagaaatactGAGTGCCTTTCTTGGGGCATTGACAAGGAACGGGTACTTAAAGGAAGAACTGGCATCGAG ATCTATTTTGATTTCATGAGAAGCTTCCGAACTGAGTTTGATGACTTATTCACTGAGGGCCTCATTTCTGCTGTTGAAGTTGGGTTAGGAGCTTCTGGAGAGCTGAAGTACCCTTCATTTTCAGAAAGGATGGGCTGGAGATATCCGGGTATTGGTGAGTTTCAG TGTCACgataaatatttgttgcaAAATCTCCAAAGAGCTGCAAAACTCCGTGGACACTCATTCTGGGGCCGAGCCCCTGACAATGCTGGTTATTATAATTCTAAGCCACATGAGACAGGATTCTTCTGTGACAGTGGTGATTACGATAGCTACTATGGACGCTTCTTCCGGCATTGGTATACTCAGGTCTTAATAGACCATGCTGACAATGTTTTGTCCCTGGCAAGTCTTGCCTTTGAGGATATACAGATAGTCGTCAAG ATTCCAGCAGTTTACTGGTGGTACAAGACAAGTAGCCATGCTGCAGAGCTCACTGCTGGCTTCAACAACCCTTCTAACCAGGACGGTTATGCTCCATTGTTCGAAGTGCTGAAAAAGCACGACGTCACCATGAAATTTGTCATCTCGGGATTTCAGGCTCCATATCCAGAGATTGATGAAGCATTGTCTGATCCCATGGCCCTGAACTGGCAG GTCCTTAACTCAGGTTGGGACAAAGGGCTTAATGTTGCAGGCCAGAATGGGCAGCCATGCTACAATAGAGAAGAATTCACGAGGCTGGTCGAGACAGCAAAGCCAAGAGACCATCCTGACCGCAGACACTTCTCTTTCTTTGCCTTCCAACAACCTTCGCCTTCGATCCAAAGAACCATATGCTTCCCGGAGATCGATTACTTCATTAAAAGCATGCACG GAGCAGTCAGTAACTAA
- the LOC125210154 gene encoding uncharacterized protein LOC125210154, translated as MYNVLGATGSEVRANAGIIPNSENFPDEHTLGNWPIGGGSASLSVNAEEEKGDDEVLVDLGRHPYGHKETLALYDAWPYQVTVSYNTVVGNQQTRLCLWEKVTELYNSKKPKGTHRHNMKMLRGHWDRYDKDVKKFCAIYREEAANYQSGASGADILRAALRVFKDDTDKDFKHVDVWSQVHHLERWAGGVPSCTRSNSKRSKHTTGGQYSSSEGGSGNPSQEVEGRAPDAEGPSGSRRRPQGGEGG; from the exons ATGTACAACGTTTTGGGTGCtaccggttccg AGGTACGGGCAAACGCcgggattatcccaaattctGAAAATTTTCCGGATGAACACACTCTGGGAAACTGGCCGATAGGTGGAGGCTCCGCCAGCCTCAGCGTCAATGCCGAGGAGGAAAAGGGCGACGACGAGGTTCTGGTGGATCTAGGTCGTCATCCATACGGCCACAAGGAGACGTTGGCTCTGTATGACGCTTGG ccttatcaggtCACCGTCTCGTACAATACTGtcgtcgggaatcaacaaacccGCTTGTGTTTATGGGAAAAAGTCACCGAACTTTACAACTCGAAAAAGCCAAAGGGGACCCACCGCCACAACATGAAGATGCTCCGCGGTCATTGGGACCGATAcgacaaagatgtcaaaaaattttgcGCGATATACAGGGAAGAAGCGGCGAATTACCAAAGCGGAGCCAGTGGAGCCGACATTCTGAGAGCGGCGTTGCGGGTCTTTAAAGACGACACCGATAAAGATTTCAAACATGTCGATGTTTGGTCGCAAGTCCACCACCTTGAAAGGTGGGCTGGTGGTGTCCCGTCTTGCACGAGGTCGAACTCGAAACGCTCGAAGCACACAACGGGTGGCCAATACTCGTCTAGTGAGGGCGGGTCAGGCAACCCCTCACAAGAGGTTGAGGGCAGGGCTCCCGATGCAGAGGGCCCCTCCGGTTCACGACGTCGGCCGcaaggcggcgaaggcggctaG